A section of the Telopea speciosissima isolate NSW1024214 ecotype Mountain lineage chromosome 3, Tspe_v1, whole genome shotgun sequence genome encodes:
- the LOC122655100 gene encoding protein FAR-RED IMPAIRED RESPONSE 1-like, giving the protein MKNGSSFLSDLKKCVHRYVEEVQFESAWEELRINYGVENNSWLNRLYELKEKWVRYYMNNTFAGGIRSTQLSESINADLKNYTKSTLDVVQFFKHFERVINDKHANELKAEFDARNKLPKNMFSRIKIIKHAGEVYTSEIFNLFQDEFLMVGDCHIKWKNESSSLREFGVGIDDQEIEFKVECNPSESIVQCSCRKFETFGILCCHALKVLDLLDIKSIPTAYILSRWTRAAKSMMIEDSREKVIVEHVNLASTQHYILLCRKLVKLASEASNSVDGYDLVNNAATDLFKQVHNLVKDAPHQVELTEEPNLNIAKGLKKKEKKKIEGKNTTKRLKSCLKTQGKRTKSPTPSNLVSLT; this is encoded by the coding sequence ATGAAGAACGGATCAAGCTTTCTCTCAGATCTCAAAAAATGTGTACATCGgtatgttgaggaagtacaaTTTGAGTCTGCATGGGAAGAATTACGGATTAACTATGGGGTTGAAAATAATTCATGGTTAAATCGTTTGTATGAACTTAAAGAGAAGTGGGTCAGATATTATATGAATAATACATTTGCAGGAGGTATACGGAGTACACAACTGAGTGAAAGTATAAACGCTGATTTGAAAAACTATACAAAATCTACTCTAGATGTTGTGCAGTTTTTTAAGCATTTTGAAAGGGTAATCAATGACAAGCATGCTAATGAATTGAAGGCTGAAtttgatgcaagaaataagCTCCCAAAGAATATGTTTTCCCgtataaaaattattaaacatGCAGGAGAAGTTTACACTTCAGAAATCTTTAACTTATTTCAAGATGAGTTTTTAATGGTTGGTGATTGCCACATTAAATGGAAGAATGAAAGTTCTAGTCTGCGGGAGTTTGGTGTTGGTATAGATGATCAGGAGATTGAATTTAAAGTTGAGTGTAATCCATCTGAGTCTATTGTTCAATGTAGCTGTAGAAAGTTTGAGACATTTGGCATTCTATGTTGTCATGCATTGAAAGTTTTGGACTTGTTAGATATCAAGTCAATTCCTACAGCATATATTTTGAGTAGATGGACACGTGCTGCAAAAAGCATGATGATTGAAGATAGCAGGGAAAAAGTGATTGTGGAACATGTTAATTTGGCTTCCACACAACATTATATATTGCTATGCCGTAAACTGGTAAAACTTGCATCCGAAGCATCCAATTCAGTAGATGGATATGATTTGGTGAACAATGCTGCTACTGACTTGTTTAAACAAGTACACAATCTTGTCAAGGATGCCCCACACCAAGTTGAGTTAACTGAGGAGCCTAATCTGAATATTGCTAAAGggcttaaaaagaaagagaagaaaaagatagaggGCAAAAATACTACAAAGCGATTGAAAAGTTGTTTGAAAACACAGGGAAAAAGGACAAAAAGCCCTACACCATCTAATTTAGTAAGTTTGACTTAA
- the LOC122655101 gene encoding protein FAR1-RELATED SEQUENCE 5-like — protein MATPDEDKPQIGMHFNSESEAYEFYNSYGGRLGFSVRREYENKSKKDKTTITLRRFAYNKQSIRKKNNRDIHSNCSRAETRTDCPARMGIILMENGKYQCHDFVEGHNHELHIPSTTHMMRSQRNVSKIYGHGIDLADDSGIRPKATFGYMGRQAGGRQNLDFTPKDHHNYLRSKRQRDLGYGEATSLLQYFTEQSRLDPSFSYAVQLDMDEFITNIFGADARMIIDYVLFGDVVTFDTMFCTNKKNRPFEIFSGFNHHKGLIVFVAALLYDETV, from the coding sequence ATGGCTACCCCAGATGAGGATAAGCCTCAGATCGGCATGCATTTTAATTCAGAGAGCGAGGCTTATGAATTCTATAACAGTTATGGAGGAAGATTGGGTTTTAGTGTTAGGAGAGAATATGAAAATAAGAGCAAAAAAGACAAGACTACAATAACTTTGAGGAGATTCGCATATAATAAACAGagtattagaaaaaaaaacaatcgtGATATTCATAGTAATTGCTCTAGAGCGGAGACGAGAACAGATTGTCCTGCTCGAATGGGCATAATACTTATGGAAAATGGGAAATACCAATGCCATGATTTTGTTGAAGGCCATAATCATGAGCTTCATATACCATCTACCACACACATGATGCGGTCACAACGGAATGTTTCAAAAATATATGGGCATGGAATTGACTTGGCTGATGATTCTGGAATTAGACCGAAGGCTACATTTGGGTACATGGGTAGACAGGCAGGTGGGAGACAGAACCTTGATTTTACACCAAAAGATCATCACAATTATCTCCGATCTAAGCGTCAGCGTGACTTAGGTTATGGTGAAGCGACTAGTTTGTTACAGTATTTTACAGAACAATCTAGGTTAGACCCATCTTTTAGCTACGCTGTGCAATTGGATATGGATGAGTTTATAACAAATATTTTTGGGGCTGATGCGAGAATGATAATAGATTATGTCTTGTTTGGTGATGTTGTTACCTTCGATACTATGTTTTGcacaaacaagaaaaataggccatttgaaattttttctggttttaaccATCATAAAGGACTCATTGTATTTGTAGCAGCTCTTTTATATGATGAGACGGTGTAA